In a single window of the uncultured Dysgonomonas sp. genome:
- a CDS encoding DUF4251 domain-containing protein: protein MKTLIATALIALFMISCKSGEGLSKEETISQITDKVESQNYKFVPTAALPASGKSINLNYSYSLDISKDTVDSYLPYFGRAYVAPISTDEGGIKFVCTDFEYTQIKGKKDMWEVVIKPRDNAKRYTLTLQIGNTGYATLTVQDTNRQTISFYGKIE, encoded by the coding sequence ATGAAAACACTCATAGCAACTGCACTGATTGCATTATTTATGATTAGTTGTAAATCGGGAGAAGGCCTGTCTAAAGAAGAAACTATATCGCAGATTACGGATAAAGTAGAAAGTCAGAATTATAAATTTGTCCCTACTGCAGCTCTACCAGCATCCGGTAAATCGATAAATCTTAATTATTCATATTCGTTAGACATTTCCAAAGATACGGTAGATTCATATTTACCTTACTTTGGCCGGGCATATGTGGCTCCGATCTCGACGGATGAAGGGGGCATAAAGTTTGTCTGTACAGATTTTGAATATACACAGATCAAAGGAAAGAAAGATATGTGGGAGGTTGTGATAAAACCGCGGGATAATGCCAAAAGATACACTCTCACATTACAAATAGGGAATACCGGATATGCTACTCTGACAGTGCAGGATACGAATCGCCAGACCATAAGTTTTTATGGAAAGATAGAATAA
- a CDS encoding bifunctional UDP-3-O-[3-hydroxymyristoyl] N-acetylglucosamine deacetylase/3-hydroxyacyl-ACP dehydratase, which translates to MSKQHTLKGSFTLQGKGLHTGLPITITFNPAPENHGYKIKRVDLENQPVIDALAENVGNTQRGTVLTKDGVQISTIEHAMAALYALRIDNCLIEVNAPEFPILDGSSIQYVQAIYGVGIVEQTEERDYFVVRQKMEVVDEETGSKLTLLPDDRFCINSFIEFESKYIPNQSASLDNLEDFTKEIASARTFVFVREVQKLRDAGLIKGGDLDNAIVIYERQISQQDLDSLADLLGVPHKNASELGYLNNKQIQYPNEPARHKLLDIIGDMALIGKPIKGRIIATRPGHKINNKLARLVRKQIKLNEVQPPVYEPNKEPVFDINRIKELLPHRYPFLMVDKVIEIGQKYIVGIKNLSVNELFFQGHFPQEPVMPGVLQIEAMAQIGGLLVLSQVDEPERYSTYFLKIDNVKFRNKAVPGDTLIFRLNLMSEIRRGIANMKGYAFIGDKLVSEAEFTAQIVKNK; encoded by the coding sequence ATGAGCAAGCAACATACGCTGAAAGGCAGTTTCACTTTACAGGGAAAAGGTTTACATACAGGACTACCAATTACGATAACATTTAATCCGGCTCCTGAAAACCACGGATATAAAATTAAAAGAGTAGATCTGGAAAACCAGCCTGTAATAGACGCTCTGGCCGAAAATGTTGGTAATACTCAACGTGGAACAGTACTCACAAAAGACGGAGTACAGATAAGCACTATAGAGCATGCTATGGCTGCTTTGTATGCTTTGAGAATAGACAATTGTCTTATCGAAGTGAATGCTCCTGAATTTCCTATCCTGGACGGAAGTTCTATACAATATGTTCAGGCGATATATGGAGTAGGAATCGTAGAGCAGACTGAAGAAAGAGATTATTTTGTTGTTCGTCAGAAAATGGAGGTAGTAGACGAAGAGACCGGATCTAAGCTGACTTTGCTGCCGGACGACCGCTTCTGCATAAACTCATTCATTGAATTCGAATCAAAATATATACCGAATCAATCTGCATCTCTTGATAATCTGGAAGATTTTACTAAAGAGATTGCAAGCGCCCGTACCTTTGTTTTTGTTCGTGAAGTACAGAAGTTGCGTGATGCCGGATTGATAAAAGGAGGAGATCTGGATAATGCAATCGTTATATACGAACGCCAGATCTCTCAGCAAGATTTGGATAGTCTTGCCGATTTGTTGGGTGTGCCGCATAAAAACGCGTCGGAACTAGGTTATCTTAACAACAAACAGATTCAGTATCCAAATGAACCGGCCAGACATAAACTCCTCGATATCATAGGAGATATGGCTCTGATAGGCAAACCGATTAAGGGGCGGATAATCGCAACTCGTCCGGGACATAAAATAAATAACAAACTGGCACGTTTAGTTCGTAAACAGATTAAGCTCAACGAAGTGCAACCACCAGTATACGAGCCAAACAAAGAGCCTGTATTTGATATAAACAGAATAAAAGAGCTTTTACCTCACCGATATCCATTCTTGATGGTAGATAAGGTAATTGAAATCGGACAAAAGTATATTGTCGGCATTAAAAATCTTAGTGTGAATGAGCTTTTTTTTCAAGGTCACTTCCCTCAAGAACCTGTTATGCCGGGAGTACTCCAGATAGAAGCTATGGCACAAATAGGAGGGCTGCTGGTTCTTTCACAGGTTGATGAGCCAGAGAGATATTCGACATATTTCCTGAAAATAGACAATGTTAAATTCAGAAACAAAGCAGTGCCGGGAGATACGCTTATTTTCAGACTAAACCTCATGTCGGAAATACGCAGGGGGATTGCTAATATGAAAGGATATGCTTTTATTGGTGATAAGCTCGTTTCTGAAGCGGAATTTACAGCCCAAATTGTAAAAAATAAATAA
- a CDS encoding FkbM family methyltransferase yields the protein MKNSIQKIIFRYLSIENYLRLLQRLFFVMYRWGLLKNKKEYEYHYYIRNLIHEGDIVIDIGANLGYYSILMSSWVGKSGMVYSVEPIALYNKIFNEKAHKRKNIVLYPYALGKEEKDVTLVCSPNVGYLRTGLPHVYDSRRDGDIRTQEFTFDAKMKIPSKLFSSIKRLDYIKCDIEGFEHVVLSDMENIINKFRPVVQVEVWGENEEPVKNLFKRLGYIPHKLQGSLLTSDEEALRKLSGDFLFIHPQGKALS from the coding sequence ATGAAAAATAGCATACAAAAAATAATCTTTCGCTACCTGAGTATTGAAAACTACTTACGGCTGTTGCAAAGATTATTTTTTGTAATGTATAGATGGGGGTTGCTAAAGAATAAGAAGGAATACGAATATCATTATTATATAAGAAATCTAATACACGAAGGAGATATTGTAATAGACATCGGAGCTAACCTTGGCTATTACTCCATATTGATGTCTTCGTGGGTAGGAAAATCGGGGATGGTATATTCGGTGGAGCCCATCGCTTTGTATAATAAGATATTTAATGAAAAAGCCCATAAAAGAAAGAATATCGTATTGTATCCCTACGCATTAGGAAAAGAAGAAAAGGATGTCACATTGGTCTGTTCTCCTAACGTCGGATATTTAAGGACGGGTTTGCCTCATGTATATGATTCCCGGAGAGATGGGGATATTCGGACTCAGGAATTTACATTTGACGCTAAAATGAAAATTCCGTCAAAGTTATTTTCATCCATAAAAAGACTGGACTATATAAAATGTGATATAGAAGGATTTGAACACGTTGTCTTGTCCGATATGGAAAATATTATAAATAAGTTTAGGCCGGTAGTTCAGGTAGAAGTATGGGGAGAAAACGAAGAACCCGTAAAAAACTTATTTAAGAGACTTGGTTACATCCCTCATAAATTGCAAGGCAGTCTCCTCACCTCTGATGAAGAGGCTCTAAGAAAATTATCGGGTGACTTTTTGTTTATACATCCCCAGGGTAAAGCCTTATCCTGA
- the lpxD gene encoding UDP-3-O-(3-hydroxymyristoyl)glucosamine N-acyltransferase: MSFTAEQIATVLNGTIEGDSSVVVNNFSRIEDGKPGTLTFLANPKYTHYIYSTDASIVLVNNDFVADQPVKATLIRCFNAYAALAILLDMVEKTKPQKTGIEAMSYIASNVKYGENIYVGAFAYIAENVKIGNNTKIYPQVYIGENVTIGDNTIIYPGAKVYQGCTIGNNCIIHAGAVIGSDGFGFAPEDGIYKKIPQMGIVIIEDDVEIGANTTIDRAVMDATVVHRGVKLDNLIQIAHNVEIGENTVMAAQVGVSGSTKIGKHCVFGGQVGLGGHITIGDNSSVGAQSGIISNIESDSKILGSPAIPVKNFFKSSVVFPKLPDMYRQLAQLQKEVEELKSNQNK, encoded by the coding sequence ATATCCTTCACTGCAGAGCAAATTGCTACAGTATTAAATGGTACAATTGAAGGTGATTCTTCAGTTGTGGTGAATAATTTTTCCAGAATAGAAGACGGTAAGCCGGGAACGCTGACTTTTTTAGCGAATCCCAAATATACGCACTATATATATAGTACAGATGCCAGTATTGTTCTGGTAAATAACGATTTTGTAGCCGATCAGCCTGTAAAGGCGACTCTTATCCGTTGTTTTAATGCATATGCAGCATTGGCTATCCTGTTAGATATGGTAGAGAAGACGAAGCCTCAGAAAACAGGGATAGAAGCCATGTCTTATATTGCCTCGAATGTTAAATACGGGGAGAATATATACGTAGGAGCATTTGCTTATATTGCAGAAAATGTAAAAATAGGAAATAACACTAAAATATACCCTCAGGTATACATTGGAGAAAATGTTACTATAGGGGATAATACTATCATATACCCCGGCGCAAAGGTATATCAGGGATGTACCATTGGCAATAATTGTATAATTCATGCCGGAGCTGTAATAGGCAGCGATGGCTTTGGGTTTGCTCCTGAAGACGGAATATATAAAAAGATTCCGCAGATGGGTATTGTAATCATCGAAGATGATGTTGAGATAGGGGCAAATACAACCATAGACCGTGCTGTGATGGACGCTACTGTGGTGCACAGAGGCGTTAAGTTGGATAACCTTATCCAGATAGCCCACAATGTAGAAATTGGAGAAAATACGGTAATGGCAGCCCAGGTCGGCGTATCCGGCTCTACAAAAATAGGGAAGCATTGTGTGTTTGGAGGACAAGTAGGGCTTGGAGGACATATTACTATCGGAGATAATTCCAGTGTGGGTGCCCAATCCGGAATTATAAGCAATATTGAATCAGATTCCAAAATCTTAGGATCTCCCGCCATACCTGTCAAGAATTTCTTCAAATCAAGTGTTGTATTTCCTAAGTTGCCCGATATGTATCGTCAATTGGCCCAGCTACAGAAGGAAGTAGAAGAATTAAAATCTAACCAAAACAAATAA
- the lpxA gene encoding acyl-ACP--UDP-N-acetylglucosamine O-acyltransferase yields MSNISHQAYVHPEAILGENVVIEPFAFVDKNVEIGDGTLVMSGANIRYGARIGKGCRIFPGAVIGGHPQDLKFRGEDSLAIVGDNTTVRECVTVNRGTASKGYTKVGSNCLLMAYSHIAHDCVINDYAIVGNATQLAGEVEVDHHAILSGGTLVHQFTRIGAHVMIQGGTRLGKDIPPYIIAGREPVCYSGVNLVGLRRNGYSNEKINEIQEIYRIIYQSGFNFSDAISKIEKEFEETPEMRLIVDFVKNSPRGIVRGYMG; encoded by the coding sequence ATGTCAAATATATCTCATCAGGCATATGTACATCCTGAGGCAATATTAGGAGAGAATGTAGTAATAGAACCATTCGCTTTTGTCGATAAAAATGTAGAAATAGGAGATGGCACGCTAGTCATGTCCGGCGCTAATATACGTTATGGAGCCCGTATAGGGAAAGGTTGCCGCATATTTCCGGGAGCTGTGATAGGAGGTCATCCTCAGGATCTAAAATTCAGAGGAGAGGACAGTCTTGCTATTGTGGGAGATAATACTACCGTTAGAGAGTGTGTTACCGTAAATCGTGGAACAGCATCGAAGGGATATACAAAAGTTGGCAGTAATTGTTTGTTAATGGCATATAGCCATATTGCGCACGACTGTGTGATAAACGATTATGCAATAGTTGGAAATGCAACACAGCTGGCCGGAGAGGTAGAGGTCGATCATCATGCTATCTTGAGTGGAGGTACATTGGTACATCAGTTTACACGTATCGGAGCACATGTAATGATTCAGGGAGGTACCCGTTTAGGTAAAGATATTCCTCCATATATTATTGCAGGACGTGAGCCTGTTTGTTATTCCGGTGTAAACCTTGTCGGACTGAGACGGAATGGTTATTCCAATGAGAAAATAAATGAAATACAGGAAATATACCGGATTATCTATCAGTCGGGTTTCAATTTCTCTGATGCCATAAGCAAAATTGAGAAAGAGTTTGAAGAAACTCCCGAGATGAGATTAATCGTAGATTTTGTGAAAAACTCACCTCGCGGAATCGTTAGAGGATACATGGGGTAA
- the typA gene encoding translational GTPase TypA, translated as MQNIRNIAIIAHVDHGKTTLVDKMLLAGQLFRGNQSAGELILDNNDLERERGITILSKNVSINYKGTKINIIDTPGHADFGGEVERVLNMADGCLLLVDAFEGPMPQTRFVLQKAIQMGLKPIVVINKVDKPNCRPDEVHEMVFDLMFSLDASEEQLDFPTIYGSAKQGWMSDDWRKPTEDIAPLLDAIVKHIPAPEILEGTPQMLITSLDYSKYVGRIAVGRVHRGELKENMDVSLCKRDGSIIKTKIKEINTFEGLGRTKVPVVQCGDICALVGIEGFEIGDSIASIENPEPLPTIDIDEPTMSMLFTINDSPFFGKDGKFVTSRHIHDRLMRELDRNLALRVESTASADSWLVFGRGILHLSILIETMRREGYELQVGQPKVIIKEINGVKHEPVEELTINLPEEYSSKIIDLVTRRRGELTMMGSKKDRVYLEFTIPSRGIIGLNNTALTLSAGEAVIAHRFLEFQPWKGDIEKRANGSIIASESGNAFAYAIDKLQDRGRFFVEPQTDIYMGQIVGEHNKDGDLVVNLTKSKKLTNVRASGTDDKVRLAPAIIFSLEDALEYIKEDEYVEVTPNSIRLRKIYLDENDRKRMTKNAN; from the coding sequence ATGCAAAATATTAGAAATATTGCGATTATCGCGCACGTAGACCACGGTAAGACTACCCTTGTAGATAAGATGCTGCTTGCCGGACAACTCTTCAGAGGGAATCAATCAGCAGGAGAACTTATTCTCGATAATAATGATCTGGAGCGTGAGCGTGGAATCACTATCCTATCCAAGAACGTTTCCATCAATTATAAAGGAACAAAGATCAATATAATAGATACTCCCGGACACGCCGACTTCGGAGGTGAGGTAGAACGGGTATTGAATATGGCTGACGGTTGTTTGTTGTTGGTCGATGCCTTTGAGGGGCCTATGCCGCAAACGCGTTTTGTTTTACAGAAAGCTATTCAGATGGGACTGAAACCGATTGTGGTTATCAATAAAGTAGATAAACCGAATTGCCGTCCTGATGAAGTACATGAAATGGTTTTTGACCTTATGTTCAGTCTGGACGCTTCTGAGGAACAGTTAGATTTCCCTACCATATATGGTTCGGCCAAACAAGGGTGGATGTCTGATGATTGGCGTAAACCCACCGAAGATATCGCCCCGCTTCTCGATGCTATTGTAAAGCATATACCTGCCCCCGAAATTTTGGAAGGTACCCCGCAAATGCTGATTACATCGCTCGATTACTCCAAATATGTAGGACGTATAGCTGTAGGACGTGTTCATCGTGGCGAATTGAAAGAGAATATGGATGTTTCTCTTTGCAAAAGGGATGGGAGCATAATTAAGACTAAGATAAAAGAAATAAATACATTTGAAGGACTGGGACGTACAAAAGTCCCTGTTGTTCAATGCGGAGATATATGTGCCCTTGTAGGAATAGAGGGTTTCGAAATTGGAGATTCAATTGCTAGTATAGAAAATCCGGAGCCATTACCGACTATCGATATTGATGAGCCAACAATGTCAATGCTTTTCACAATCAATGATTCTCCTTTCTTCGGAAAGGATGGTAAGTTTGTGACATCGCGCCATATACATGACCGTCTGATGAGGGAACTTGACCGTAATCTGGCTTTGCGTGTAGAATCTACTGCAAGTGCCGATAGCTGGCTGGTATTCGGACGTGGTATCCTTCACTTATCTATCCTGATAGAGACAATGCGTCGCGAGGGATATGAATTACAGGTAGGACAACCAAAAGTAATTATAAAGGAAATAAACGGCGTTAAACATGAACCGGTAGAAGAGTTGACTATTAACCTTCCGGAGGAATACTCCAGTAAGATTATCGATCTGGTAACACGTCGCCGGGGTGAGCTGACAATGATGGGAAGTAAAAAAGATCGTGTGTATCTCGAATTTACCATACCGTCGAGAGGTATAATAGGGTTGAATAATACAGCTCTTACACTATCGGCAGGAGAAGCTGTTATAGCACATCGTTTTCTTGAATTCCAACCATGGAAGGGTGATATCGAAAAGCGTGCGAACGGATCTATTATTGCCAGCGAATCGGGCAATGCCTTTGCCTATGCCATAGATAAACTACAAGATCGGGGACGCTTCTTTGTTGAGCCACAAACGGATATTTATATGGGGCAAATTGTAGGTGAGCACAATAAGGATGGCGATCTGGTTGTGAATCTCACAAAATCTAAGAAATTAACAAATGTGCGTGCATCCGGTACAGATGATAAGGTACGATTGGCTCCAGCCATTATTTTTAGCCTTGAAGATGCTTTGGAATATATTAAGGAAGATGAATATGTAGAGGTTACTCCTAATTCTATCCGTTTGAGGAAGATATATCTTGATGAGAATGACCGTAAGCGTATGACAAAAAACGCCAATTAA